The window TAGATCCATCACTACCACTAATCGACACATCAGCAAGCTGCAGTTTTGGtagggaggggaaaggaaggaggaggaggcgtaCCTTGGGCGTACAGGTCCTGCAGCCCGACGGGAGGGAGATGCTGCAGATGTCGCCGGGTCGAGGTCCACCGCCGCAACAAGCACCCCCATACGCCTTGCCCCAACACCGAGAGAAGGGGTTGGATCCCGATGCTGACGGCTAGGCTAGGGTTCGTCGCCGGCCTCCATCCGGATGTTGCGGGTGCGGATCCGGCGCCGTCGTCGCCGTAACAGATCCATGGCCATCTCCACGCCCCCATCATCCGGATCCTCGTGATCCACGACGGCCGCGTCTGCCCGGATCGGCGTTGGCGGATGCGGCTGCGAGATCGCACGAGAGGACGGCGGCTCTGTGTCGTCGAGGGGATCGATAGGTAGCGCCGGAAGTGAGGGAGAAGGTGGGGCGGGGCGACGCCAGGATCGCAGGAGGAGATGGGGGGCGGGCGGCGCCGGGAGCCAGGGAGGAGGACGGGGCTGGCGGCGTCGGGCGGTGGCGACGGGATAGGCCTCGCTCGTGCGTGCGAGTCGCCTGATTTTTTGTCGTTGTTTTTTCTTTCGTAGGTCTTTTTTCGCTGGTCTTTTTTCATTGAGGCATGCGAGTGCGAGGCGTGCGAGGACTGGAGGCATCACTCCGTTTTTACGTGGTTTTGGTTGGTTTTTCTTTTTGGTACGGGGAAGTGGGAGGTGGGATTGaggacgaaaataaaccggacgaaaaaaaacctggaagcgagactaccaactgctccattaggagtagagattatgtATCTTGGTCACCGCACCGAAAGTAATACATCttacataaaggaatggagggagtatatctttTGAACCGAAAATCTAAATTAATTTTTGTTCGCGTATTTGTGTTCGTCGCTTTGAGACTTTCAACAACTTTTAAAAATATCGAAGTTTCAAATACTGAAACTTGGTAATCGTAACATTACTTTTTACCAAGTTTTACCAAATTTCATATGTTTTTAGGCTTCTGGGCTTTGCATTCTAGGGTTCAAGGTTTaaggtttttgtttttgttttgaaacTTGCTATTTATGATTGTTTCTATTAATTTTagtagttgaaacttgctcgattaCTCAATTTAGCTCGCGATCCGCAAAGTCGTTGGATCCCGCACAAGGGCACACCAAGTTTTAAGTTTTAAGTTTTGAATTTGCGATTATCTCGTTCACACATACCAAGTTTCAGCAGTTGAAACTTCATTGATTTTTAAAAAATCGTCAAAACATGTTCAAAATTTATCTTATTTGAAAGCAACAGGAATCTGAAAACAAAAATTAAATTGGACGTGTCTTTCAAAATATAAATAAGAATAAAAAATTgaacataaaaaaataaaaggaTAGGAGGTGTGATGGGTGTTGCTGCAAAAGGCTCATGCAAGTGGTCCATCCAAAGTGATTAATGCACTAATCTATGCACGGGAGAAAACTCACTCTTGGAGTAATATGGACTCAATCGTCATAATAATCATCGAATTGATGATTTTGACCAAAAAATCCATCTAGCAGAACCGCAATATTCCCCATAATCGCCATAATTTATGGAAGGCGTCTCAAATCCAATCCACGAAACTCAGTATTTGAAAGTTGTAGCCATTGGTTTAGAGGATGCCCCATCCGCCACCTACTTGCACAGTTTCACCTCCCTCCACAACATCCTGCAGCCAATCTCCTCTCCCGCATGCCAAAT is drawn from Triticum dicoccoides isolate Atlit2015 ecotype Zavitan chromosome 4A, WEW_v2.0, whole genome shotgun sequence and contains these coding sequences:
- the LOC119289471 gene encoding uncharacterized protein LOC119289471 isoform X1 translates to MKKDQRKKTYERKNNDKKSGDSHARARPIPSPPPDAASPVLLPGSRRRPPPISSCDPGVAPPHLLPHFRRYLSIPSTTQSRRPLVRSRSRIRQRRSGQTRPSWITRIRMMGAWRWPWICYGDDGAGSAPATSGWRPATNPSLAVSIGIQPLLSVLGQGVWGCLLRRWTSTRRHLQHLPPVGLQDLYAQGLLLRA
- the LOC119289471 gene encoding uncharacterized protein LOC119289471 isoform X2; the protein is MKKDQRKKTYERKNNDKKSGDSHARARPIPSPPPDAASPVLLPGSRRRPPPISSCDPGVAPPHLLPHFRRYLSIPSTTQSRRPLVRSRSRIRQRRSGQTRPSWITRIRMMGAWRWPWICYGDDGAGSAPATSGWRPATNPSLAVSIGIQPLLSVLGQGVWGCLLRRWTSTRRHLQHLPPVGLQDLYAQEM